Part of the Gracilinanus agilis isolate LMUSP501 unplaced genomic scaffold, AgileGrace unplaced_scaffold49536, whole genome shotgun sequence genome is shown below.
GGAGCCCGTAGCGCTGCCGGCCCCTGCGGGGGGAGGCGGGGCGCCTGCCAGGGCCCCCCCGGAGGCTGGTCCCCCTCCGGCGGCGGCGGCGCTGGGATAGGTGGGGAGCAGCGAGCCCGGGCCAGGCCCGAAGGCGGGGTTGGGGATGAGAAAAGCCACAGCCTGGCCGTCGGGGGCGGGCACCAGGTGGAAGCCCCCGTACACTTTGGGCGACAGGGCTCCGGCGGGGCTCATCTTGCACTGGGCGGCGGAGCCGGCAGTCGGGGCCCCGGGCAGCTGGACGTGCAGTGGTTGAGCCAGGTGGGAGGGCTGGACGACTCCGGGTGGGGAGTAGCGCACGGGTCCCAGCTGGTTAAGGCAGGCGGCGAGGTGGCTCAGGAGGCGGGAGCGCACGTCCGAAGTGACTCCGTCACAGGAGGACAAGAAGCGGGTCACCTCGTTCATGCACTCATT
Proteins encoded:
- the LOC123255631 gene encoding transcription factor HES-1-like: MPADTLEKPRASPLAGAPASASQTPDKPKSASEHRKSSKPIMEKRRRARINESLGQLKTLILDALKKDSSRHSKLEKADILEMTVKHLRSLQRVQVTAALSGDPSVLGKYRAGFNECMNEVTRFLSSCDGVTSDVRSRLLSHLAACLNQLGPVRYSPPGVVQPSHLAQPLHVQLPGAPTAGSAAQCKMSPAGALSPKVYGGFHLVPAPDGQAVAFLIPNPAFGPGPGSLLPTYPSAAAAGGGPASGGALAGAPPPPAGAGSAT